Proteins from one Alphaproteobacteria bacterium genomic window:
- a CDS encoding LLM class flavin-dependent oxidoreductase: protein MIKRFSSLFAGHIDLGDMGQDATPANDRRYTNEQLAGVFDKSEAMAKRMDDWGYDALWFAEHHFQHEGYECVPNVLMLGVHLAHVTKKLRIGCGFNIAPMWHPLRLAEDYATADWLTKGRVIFGVGRGYHTREVETLGGHLIDAEANRDMFEEQVDILFKAFNNERFSHKGKFYTLPPAVPYRGYDLKDLTLVPRPRTLPVECWQPVVSAGDRGLDFMVKHGIKGIVGGGSALMAEGNIHAFQRAHERAGIKTKPGENLCLGISYHIAPTREQAIREATPYYEEHAKMFGPLGFLGPLKPEQVEAIGRRGGIRNSGIPTLEEACDRGSWYCGPAEGFVEFLQEVERKFPGLEAVNAQSAMGTPLDVMLEQIDHFGRDVMPKFQRAQAAAE, encoded by the coding sequence ATGATCAAGCGCTTTTCATCGCTCTTTGCCGGCCATATCGACCTCGGCGATATGGGGCAGGACGCGACGCCGGCGAATGACCGGCGCTACACCAATGAACAACTGGCCGGGGTCTTCGACAAGTCCGAGGCGATGGCGAAGCGCATGGACGATTGGGGCTATGACGCGCTGTGGTTCGCCGAACACCATTTCCAGCATGAAGGCTACGAATGTGTCCCCAATGTCCTGATGCTGGGCGTGCATCTGGCGCATGTGACGAAGAAGCTGCGCATCGGCTGCGGCTTCAACATCGCGCCGATGTGGCACCCGCTGCGCCTGGCGGAGGATTACGCAACCGCCGACTGGCTGACGAAGGGGCGGGTCATCTTTGGCGTCGGGCGCGGCTATCACACGCGCGAGGTGGAAACCCTGGGCGGCCACCTGATCGACGCGGAAGCCAACAGGGACATGTTCGAGGAACAGGTCGATATTCTGTTCAAGGCGTTCAACAACGAGCGCTTTTCGCACAAGGGAAAATTCTACACGCTGCCGCCGGCGGTGCCGTATCGCGGCTACGACCTGAAGGACCTGACCCTGGTGCCGCGGCCGCGCACCCTGCCGGTGGAATGCTGGCAGCCGGTGGTCAGCGCGGGCGACCGCGGGCTGGACTTCATGGTGAAACACGGCATCAAGGGGATCGTCGGCGGCGGTTCGGCGCTGATGGCGGAAGGCAATATCCACGCCTTCCAGCGCGCCCATGAACGCGCCGGCATCAAGACGAAGCCGGGCGAGAACCTCTGCCTTGGCATTTCCTATCACATCGCCCCGACGCGCGAGCAGGCGATCCGGGAAGCGACGCCGTATTACGAAGAACATGCCAAGATGTTCGGTCCGCTGGGCTTCCTCGGTCCGCTGAAGCCGGAACAGGTGGAGGCCATCGGCCGCCGCGGCGGGATCCGCAATTCGGGTATTCCGACGCTGGAGGAGGCCTGCGACCGGGGGTCATGGTATTGCGGCCCGGCGGAGGGCTTCGTCGAATTCCTGCAGGAGGTCGAGCGGAAATTCCCCGGGCTGGAAGCGGTCAACGCACAGTCCGCGATGGGCACGCCGCTGGACGTGATGCTGGAACAGATCGACCATTTCGGCCGCGACGTGATGCCGAAATTCCAGCGCGCGCAAGCGGCGGCGGAGTGA
- a CDS encoding type II toxin-antitoxin system VapB family antitoxin translates to MPLNIKDAETHDLARRLAKLTGESLTRAVKHAIAEKLAQVEKNRNRDTLADALDRIALHCASLPKRDNRSADDIIGYDESGLPG, encoded by the coding sequence ATGCCACTGAATATCAAGGATGCCGAAACGCATGATCTCGCCCGACGCCTTGCGAAACTGACCGGCGAGTCCCTTACCAGGGCGGTCAAACACGCCATCGCTGAAAAGCTGGCCCAGGTGGAAAAGAACCGGAACCGGGATACCCTTGCCGACGCGTTGGACCGTATCGCCCTGCACTGCGCGAGCCTGCCAAAACGCGATAACCGGAGCGCCGACGACATTATCGGATATGACGAGAGCGGCTTGCCCGGATGA
- a CDS encoding type II toxin-antitoxin system VapC family toxin, producing the protein MIVIDTSALIAIMTDQPERRDFNEQIEAATAVSISAASLLETRIVLFARSGESAVLALDAFLLKSGMTVEEVSPRIADIAFDAYRRFGKGTGHSAALYYGDCFSYALARHLDAPLLFKGDDFSLTDIRSAMDD; encoded by the coding sequence ATGATTGTCATCGATACATCGGCCCTTATCGCCATCATGACCGACCAACCGGAACGACGCGATTTCAACGAACAGATCGAGGCCGCGACAGCCGTCTCGATCAGCGCCGCGAGCCTGCTGGAAACCCGTATTGTGCTATTCGCCCGGTCCGGGGAAAGCGCAGTTCTGGCGCTGGATGCTTTCCTGCTGAAAAGTGGCATGACGGTGGAAGAAGTCTCCCCCCGGATCGCGGATATCGCGTTTGACGCCTATCGCCGTTTCGGAAAGGGTACGGGGCATAGTGCGGCACTGTATTACGGCGACTGCTTTTCATACGCACTGGCAAGACATCTCGACGCGCCATTACTGTTCAAGGGCGACGATTTTTCACTGACTGATATCCGGTCGGCAATGGACGATTAA